The sequence CCATTAATCCAAGAGAGAGGGGGGTATTGGCAGAGACACTACTATCTGATTTTGGGTCAGCATTCAGGTAGCGCAAGAAAGGTAATTATACCTAAATCTTAATTAAAAGACAAATTTCATCCCTAAAGTTTGGTAAAGTAACACTGTAATCATTACTTATATCCTTATTTTCATAGGCCTCATAGGTAATATCTCCAAACATACTCAATGCTTTAGTCAGGTTATAAGTGGCACTTAATCCCCCACTCCCTTTCTGAATATCAGACAGATTATAAGCTGCTTCTAAATCAGGATCATAAGCATAGATCCTTTTACCAAGCATTCCATAAAAGGCAAGACTAAGTCTTTGAGGAATGGCATAATAGGTAAATCTCTCTTCTATGGCTAAGACCCTATCTTTCTCTTGGACTTTCTTATTTAAACTTATATAATAAAGCCTTGTCTGTAACCATGTCCGCCAATTAAAAAGAGCCGTTCCTCCGGTAAGGGTAATTTGATCTATAGTGGTATCCTTATAAGCTGTTCGACTATAACCAAAGTCAAGATATTTACTAAAATCAGCTGACTTATAAATTAGCGATCCATACGGTATCAGAGTATTGTTTGAATTTTTATCGTCACTTTTAATGTAAGTAGCACTAATTCTAACTCCTAAATGATCAGTAGTCTTTAATTGTTCAAGGCAAGAATAAGTTAAAGAAGAGCTTATTCCTTTGATTTTACTAAGTGGAAATTTACGAGTTAAATTTGACTGACAAAGTTTAAAATCAAGGCTGGAGTTAGAAACTTGAATACTTGAGGAGTTTATTAGATATGAGCAGTTCATTGTTTCTGAGATTATACTTTCTCTTTGATTGCTATTTGAGTATGAACCGTAGGTAATATGTCCCCCCAGAGGCAAAAAAGTCTCTTCTTTCTCAAAAGCAAAGACTGAGGAAGAAGCAAGTAACATTAACATTCCTAAAAAAACAATTATCACTCTTTTGCTCATTAAGCTTTCTCCTTTGTAAAAGTAAGTTATTATTCTTTTTACTTCCTCTTTTAGAAGACATATCAGCTTTTTTGTTCTTTGTCAAGACCAAATTAACCGTTGTCAGCAATTCTAATTATGAAAATTTCTTTTTATTTTATAGTGTTGCACTTGCTTATTGAACTTGTGTGCTAAATTTGAAATGAATTTCAATGAGTTACAGAAAAGGTACTTCACTTGGGTAAATTGCTGCAATTAATTTTGTTGATCTTCCTTAATATCTTTGGTATGTTAATTTATAAAATATAGGAAGTTGTCATTCTGACCAGCATTCTTGGTTGATAGCTGAATGCTGGCAAAAGTAGAACCTTCCTTTGATGATACTGATAATTTTGTAAAGGAGGTTTTATGGCCAACAAGGTATTACTGGTTGGTATTAATAAGTATAAGATACCAGGATCGGATTTAAACGGTTGCCTGAATGATGTTAGCAATGTCAGGGATGTCCTCTTGAAATACTTTGGTTTTGCGGTTAAGGAGATAAGGGTGGTTATTGATGAGAGGGCAAAAAAGAAGGCAATCATGGAACGACTTAAGTGGCTGGTAAAAGGGACCAAGGCAGGGGACAGGCTCTTGTTTCATTTCTCAGGACACGGCTCCCAGGTACGGGATAGGGATGGCGATGAGCTTAAAGATAGATTGGATGAGATCCTTTGCCCGCATGATATGGACTGGGATGGGACTTATATCACCGATGATGAGTTAGGAAAAATATTTTCGGAATTACCAAAAGGGGTAAATTTGGAGGTCCTGCTTGATTCCTGCCACTCAGGAACAGGGACAAGGGAGATAATAGGAATCAGTGCCTTGCCACAGGAACTCTCCTTTAAGCCGAGATTCTTACACCCACCATTGGATATCCAATGCAGGATAGAGGATGATTTAGAAGTTAAAAAGATACTTAAAGGGGGCAATCCCTTAAATCATGTGCTTTTTTCTAGTTGTAAGGATAACCAAACATCAGCCGATGCCAATATTGGAGGTAGTTACAACGGAGCGTTTACCTATTATTTTTGTAAGCATTTAAGGGAAACTCAGGGTAATATCACCAGGGGAGAATTGCTGAAGAGACTCCGTGTCTCCTTAAAATTTAATGGCTTTAGTCAGGTACCTCAATTAGAATGCCCTGGGTCAGAGAAAAAAAAGAAGGTCTTGGAATAGTTGCCGACAAACAATAAAATACAGCTAAAAGATAAAGTTTAATCTAATCAGGATATTTTATGAAAGAAAAAGTACTTGTTACAGGCGGAGCAGGATTTATTGGCTCTTATCTAGTCGATGAATTAGTTAAAAAATCCTATCAAGTAATAATTTATGACAACTTAGATCCTCAAGTTCATCCCCAAGGGAAAAAACCTGTTTATTTAAATAAAGAAGCAAAATTTGTTAAAGGTGATATTAGAGATCGTAAAAAACTCTACGAGGTAGTTAAAGATATAGATTATATTTTTCATGAAGCGGCGGTAGTTGGAGTAGGACAAAGTATGTATGAAGTAAGTAAATATGTAAGTGTAAATACTTATGGCACTTCGGTCCTCTTAGATATTTTAGCTAACGAAAAGCATAAGGTAAGGAAATTATTAGTCGCTTCTTCTATGAGTATCTACGGAGAAGGAGCCTATGAATGTAGCCATTGTGGCAAAACATATCCTAAATTACGAAGTGAAGACCAGTTAAAAAATTATGATTGGGAATTAAATTGCTGCAATTGTCATCAAGATTTAATTCCTTTGCCTACTTCAGAAGAAAAACCTCTTCAAGCTACTTCTATTTATGCCATTACCAAAAAAGATCAAGAAGAGATGTGTTTAAATATTGGCTGGACCTATGGCATTCCTACCGTAGCTTTGCGTTATTTTAATGTTTACGGCTCTCGACAAGCACTTTCTAACCCTTATACTGGCGTAGCGGCTATTTTTTCCTCTCGGCTTTTGAATAAGAAGTCACCAATAATCTTTGAAGATGGTTTGCAAGGAAGGGACTTCATTCATGTTCAAGATATTGTAAGAGCCAATATCTTAGCCTTAGAAGACGAAAAGGCTAATTTTGAAGTATTTAATGTCGGGACAGGTAAAAAGATTACTATTTTAGAAATAGCCAAGATATTAGCTCAAGAATTAAGACTAAACATAGAGCCTGAAGTTACTTCTCGATATCGAAAGGGAGATATTAGATATTGCTTTGCCGATATAGCTAAAATCAAAGAAAGATTAAATTTTAAGCCACAAATTAGTTTTGAAGAAGGCACTGGCGAGCTTATTTCCTGGGTAAAAGATCAGACGGCCCAAGATTTAGTAGAAAAAGCAAAAAAAGAACTTGAAGATAAAGGATTGGTTAAGTAAGTTTTAATTTAGAAGAAATATTCTTGAGATGATTTATTAAATGTTGGTTAGTCTTTCTTATCTCTTGGTATAAGTTTTTTAAACATTCTTTTGAAAGGTTACTCTTTGAAGACAAAAACCAACTCGCGTCTCTAATAGCATCCAAAAGCAAAGAAGTAATTTTAAGACTTTCTATCTGGAGATTTAATTTAGTTATCCTTTCCTCATTAATCTCTTCTTCGATCAGGTTTAATCCTTCTAAACACAGACCTTCTAATCTTAATCCTTCTTCCATTAAAGATTCAATATCGACCATTAATTTCTCTTTATCAAGAACAGGAAGGCAACCTTGAGCCTCATTTAATTTTTCTTCTATCTTTATAGTTTGACGGGCATATTTTTCTAAAGCTTCTTTTAAAGGGATTAAGCTTATTCCTTGAGATAAGATACCACCTTCCGTAGCATTAATACAAATATTATTGCTTTGGGCAATCTCCCATTGCAGCCAATCACAATAAGAAGCTAAAATTTTACTAGTCAAGACAGAATTTCCATAAATATCTTTCCGACTTATTAAACCTTTTGATAAAACATATTCTTGGTACTGCATCTCTAAAGTATTGAATTTGCTTAAACTATTTAACCACTCTTCTTGATAAGAAGTCCCAGAAGCATAGATACGTCCAGGTAAAAATGAGAAATCTTGACCTACAAAGATAATAGGGTCAGCTCCTATTTTTTTGGCAAAATCAAAAGCTACTGTAGCTACACTTCCTCCTCCTCTTAAAGGGCTAATCTTATTAGAATTTAAGGAAGGAAGATGGAGATAGTTAAATAGCCAGTCCATGATAGAGCTCTCA is a genomic window of bacterium containing:
- a CDS encoding caspase family protein, which gives rise to MANKVLLVGINKYKIPGSDLNGCLNDVSNVRDVLLKYFGFAVKEIRVVIDERAKKKAIMERLKWLVKGTKAGDRLLFHFSGHGSQVRDRDGDELKDRLDEILCPHDMDWDGTYITDDELGKIFSELPKGVNLEVLLDSCHSGTGTREIIGISALPQELSFKPRFLHPPLDIQCRIEDDLEVKKILKGGNPLNHVLFSSCKDNQTSADANIGGSYNGAFTYYFCKHLRETQGNITRGELLKRLRVSLKFNGFSQVPQLECPGSEKKKKVLE
- a CDS encoding SDR family NAD(P)-dependent oxidoreductase, translating into MKEKVLVTGGAGFIGSYLVDELVKKSYQVIIYDNLDPQVHPQGKKPVYLNKEAKFVKGDIRDRKKLYEVVKDIDYIFHEAAVVGVGQSMYEVSKYVSVNTYGTSVLLDILANEKHKVRKLLVASSMSIYGEGAYECSHCGKTYPKLRSEDQLKNYDWELNCCNCHQDLIPLPTSEEKPLQATSIYAITKKDQEEMCLNIGWTYGIPTVALRYFNVYGSRQALSNPYTGVAAIFSSRLLNKKSPIIFEDGLQGRDFIHVQDIVRANILALEDEKANFEVFNVGTGKKITILEIAKILAQELRLNIEPEVTSRYRKGDIRYCFADIAKIKERLNFKPQISFEEGTGELISWVKDQTAQDLVEKAKKELEDKGLVK